One Styela clava chromosome 4, kaStyClav1.hap1.2, whole genome shotgun sequence genomic window, cacaagggaaaattgtgcggcccgcggaggcaACTGGAGAgcagttgaaaaaaattattatcaaaagATTTAAAAGCTAAATTTTGGTTCCAGCTTATTAgttgattttgtctaaatctaacctagaataagatttgacagcaaattatttggaaacGAATCTTGGCGTATCTTACTGAAAATATTACAACCAAGttaactttccacatttgaaaaaagtcatggctccaaatatggcacttttcggtAACATATGTTTTTCTAAAAGGGGCGTCATATCGATTTGCTAGCACTTTcatttaagcaaatttggataaaagtagtcggtgacaatatatttgaattacagaCCCCTAATGAtgacatgagatcaataacaaaaagacaccattttgtgcctgcaactaatagaaagcctgCGTTAAATGTAGGTGCGGAACGCGGTTTCACCCGggtattgatatttggcccgcctgcgaaaaaggttgcacacccctattATGGCATGAATACGAACGAAGCTTGAACTAATTCTTTTCAGGTAACATCGAATTATCTACTGTAAATCAATATTTAGAAGAAAAATGATGTTAGAGTTAGGAGTTTCCGTGACCGCATCTGCCTTGTTCGCTGCCATTGCCTACTTCAAATTGAAGTCAATGAGAAAAGTCGACAAATTAAAATTACGTAAGTATAACAGCTTATTTGTGGTGCTGATTTTATCAATTATTCCAGGTTCACTGTTAAAATTATTCTCAAGCTGTGTTTTCagaattacaaattttattttatttcatgttaTAGAATTTATTATATCTTAATCGAATTATTATAACCATCGAAGGTATAAAACCATTCATACGACCGATTTACTTTGAATATTAATACGATGAGCTAAGATTTTAAAACTGGTGTCGACAGCCTTCGTAGAAATACTTTCTTATTTTTCTCTATTAAGTACTTGCGATactgggaaagctgaaaattccaCAAATGCTTCGTCTAACGGGACTAGATGTGCGGATGAGGCCAAAATTAACTGAATGCACAGCTTCGAATGAATTCAAACTTCTTCTGCCTCCAATGTTTACTGCTACAGTTGAAGAAGTGTTGAAATTCAAAGTGAGAGAAGACGATGTATATGTCATTACATACCCCAAGGCAGGTGAGGAAATATGGCGACAAGTAGACTTTTTGGCGCTCCCTAAGTAtgggcaccaagatggcgcacaacctgaacccaaactggtacacatactatgttcagtttGTGTGCcaccttggtgcacatacttctggaggtctcAGTTCGACATTGAAAAATCCGAGAAACAATATACTGTACAATTAATATGAAATTCAATGTATCGTTATTGTTATTTCAGGGACAACTTGGATGCAAGAGATAGCATGGCTGTTATGCAACAACGGAAATATCGATGAGGCAAAGAAACAATCAGTCGCAATGAGAAGCCCGATGCTTGAAACAGTAGACTTTACTATTAGCAATGGGATTCAGTCTCTAGAAACATGGCCGAAAGATAAGCAAAGGTATTCAATTATTTATGATGCAAGAAGGGCAGTTTGCCCATTCAAAACAGATGCGGCAGGCTTCAGTATTAATTACCGCTTTTTCACTTGAATCAAAGCTTGTGAACATCGAAGTCCCATCCCCAAGTGTTCATTCgtttgaatttgttttgtttagcatttgttaatttttattcataggGAGAATTTCATGAGATCTATTCTAAAACATCAATATTGTTGCATATTTTGCGCAAAAACCAAAGGTTGATCAGAATTACGCTTCGCTAACGTTGCAATAATGAATGACTGAAGAGAAAGAACGGCCCAAGCAACGAAAGTAAAACTCTAAGTTGTGGATAATAGCCAGAAACAATTATTTCGTAAATCACAATCATACCAAAACATGCTTCAACATATAATCAGAAATTCACATTTAAAGTTTTtagttatgaaaaaaaatgattatttgtaCAGAGTGATAAAGACTCATTTTCCGTACGAACTGTTACCAGAAGACATCAAACAAGGAAAGAAATGCAAAATTATTTACGTAGCAAGAAATCCAAAGGATTTATGCGTTTCGTACTATCATTTCCATCGGATGATTACAGGAATGCCTGACCCAGGAACATGGGAAGAATTTCTTGCAAAATTTTGCTCTGACAAACTAGGATACGGAAGTTATTTTGACCACACTTTAAAGTTTTGGGAGGTtggtaataaataaaatatcatccCTAAAATACATTTATCTTTTTGCATTTCACCTGGTGTATGTAGTGACAATGTAATGGCAGCAATAGATGCGTAAAGTATTTTAATAATACGAAAGAGTACAATTGATCAGAATGTTATTTCATACTTTTAGAAATATCAAGATGACAAGCAACGTATATACTTTGTTACGTACGAGGACTTGAAGAAAGATCTTCGGAAAGAAGTTGAATCAATAGCAAAGTTTCTTGAAAAAAAGTTGTCGGATAAACAGATGGACGCCATTTCGGAACATTGTACGTTTGGCAGCATGAGCAAAAATAAGAGCACTAACATGTCTGCTGCTGCAAAATATGGCATGGATCTGACAAAATCCAAATTTATGAGAAAAGGAGAAGTAGGCGACTGGAAAAACCATTTCACAATAAATCAAAGTTCAGCTTTCGATACGATGTATCAAGACAAGATAAAAGAAACGGGATTTGATATTCAGTTCGAAATATGAATTCCAAGAATTCTTCACTGAGTCCATGTTAGCTAAATGAAGAAGTATAGGGATTCAAATCGAACGTTAAGATTATGTACGTGCTTTGACTTATACAAATTTACACTTTCCATTTAAAAACAAGACTACAAACTGCTTTTAGGAAGCTAGTttttctgtgtttttttttgttctctcAAGCTGTTATACCTATCAATAATGATTGCGCGAACATTTCTGTGTGTATCTCCTTGTTCTGTTTTTTTAATTGAGATGTACATATACATCAAGATTACGCAACTAATAGTTAGTCTGTTATATTTGTATAAGCATTTAGAAGACGATTTGATACTTATTACATTTGCCGGTGCAGTTCTGACAAATACAAGACTTTTATAtgcattaaaattttcattcacaCTCATTTTCATTCACCCTTTTTGTGTACCTACTTTCCACATCTCCACGTTTACTATTTTCGTtcttgtgaaatttattttaactttgGCTAATAAAGAAATCTTACCAATTTTGATACATGTACTGGGTGTACGTTAAGTCTGGACACATGTTTAGTTTTATGAACTTGGCTTCTGTTTTTTATGTcataaagtaattacattttttGAGTACGATCGATAATTGATTGTAATTGCGAGGAGTACATAAATCCCATGCTCTAgttcaggggtggccaaccagtCAATTAAAGCAGTCGTCGACGATGTAATCTGTGGCGTTTTATCTGCACTTAAATTACTTCACTCAAATGGTAAACTTCGTGTTTGCCGCCGGACTTAATTTTCGATACGATTGCGACAGCCGTTGTAGTGCAGGGTTGCCAACTGTTCAGTGATAAAAAAACCTAGAATGTTAACAAAAAATATCTAGAATAttctaaattcaaaaaataataatctaaaCATACCAAAGTTacattttcaagcattttataagaatgtagcgtaccggcagtctatgtgataattatccaagttcagaatatcttccaaacATGATCTGACGCCAAGATTCCTCTCActattcacttcaatttatattattttatttattaattaacaatctcaacacaaccaaatactccaaacaAAACGACAAGCATACAATAAAGCGTGCCAGGCAGCACAATGCAAGAAAGCagaatatacacaataaaaGCACTTTGAACAGTACTGATGATTGCTGATTCCCTGACAACAACCAAAAATACAACGCTAAAATAACTGCAATGGCATTGTACTGAAACAACAATAATATCAGCCTACTGTCTAGCATAAAAACATCCAACAAACCCCCATCCCGCAGTcacaaaaccacaaacaaaCATCCCTGATAACTCACCGGAGACCAGAGGCACTCCCACAGACACCCATGACCAGAATCCAACCACACTGTACGGGTACAAACCACATCACACCAAAGCACACCCAAAGAACACAACCGGCAGTGTCACAGCGCCCCCAGTGTCCCCAACACCAAAATACCAAATAAGGCAATAATATCACATGACagcatttaacagataaaacaagggtcgtcacaagAATAAAGAATGGAATCTCGGCCCTCAGTTGTGCACGAACACCCATATTTATGCCAATCATCACACTCGCATTATCTGTTCTGATTGCTAAAAGATTCTTCAAACTCAATTTATGTGAACCGAGTACATTCTTTAATAGCTATAACATTGTGTTGAGCACACAAGCTGTAAGTTCCAGATAGGTTGACACAATCTTTTTTTTGGACATGCTGAAATAAACTATTGATATACCTAGTAATTTATGCACAGTTATATCTGTGGACTCATCTATTAGAATGCTAAATCTGCCATCACCAATATCTCGTCTTAACCAaagttaccccagcccacactcgctCATCCTGACGTCAACGAGTTAACCAACTATTTTACAGACTTTATAAACGTTAATACATAAAAACTTGGTGGCTCTAACAATATAGAGACCATATCCTAGGTCTGTTTTAAAATGCTCACACAGAGTACCGTATTTCTTATGACAGTATGATAAGGGTACATTTCTGCATTTAGTTTGGTGCATTTTCATTTCGAACACTGTTTTGTTTGTAGGGAGATTTATTTTACATAAATCAACTAAATGGCCACGATTCTGTAGTTAGAAATAGCTGAGTGACAACATAAAAATGTGGAAATAGACGCTTCCAGCTCTGCTATTTCGAAGTTTTTAAGAGTCATAAATGAATCAAGAGTCCTGGTAATGACGGGACAAGCTTTCAAATGTTTCTGGCTCTTAGTATGCTGCTTCAAATCTTGATATTTTGCTTTGACTTCACATTTACAGAACTTGCAGAATGCCCTAGATTCATCAGCAGCCATGGGCGCTAACTACTCTTTCAGCAAGTCATCCTTTAGccactatttttaaaatttctggcCATATCGTTTGCCACTTCTGCACTTGTTTCTTTAGACATTCTTATAGGATAGAATTAGTGAACAACAGTCTGACAGTATTTCCTGACTTCAGATTTTACCATAACAACAGCGTTCAATTCACGCTACTTTTAGAGTAATAGCCTAATAATAATTGCCAATACAATATTTTGGCGAACCTCCCTTGTTGTTTTGAGCACTATTACCCTAACTTCGATTGGaaaacttttttgtattttatatctACAAATGTTAGGTACTGGTGAACTTCACTTCTTTGCCACTAGAGAACAATGCAAAATAACATTTgtaaaaataatctaaatataacaaaatggaTGCTGAAATAATCTAGAAAATAATCTAACATCTAAATGGGTATTTCTTACATCTAACATACATAGTATGTTT contains:
- the LOC120326527 gene encoding uncharacterized protein LOC120326527; the protein is MMMFLMVTGTTMALFAVIAYIKLKSMRPVDRMRLLLSIVVKLKFFQLIKMLGLDSRMRPNLIHSKVSNGFKYLLPPTFAPAIEEILTFKVREDDVYVVTYPKAGTTWMQEITWLICNDCDIDGAKKQSITMRFPMIEAVDSPMIKGIHTLEAWPENKQRLIKTHLPYELLPADIRYGKKCKILYAARNPKDLCVSFYHFHRMLPTAPNPGTWEQFLTKFCTGNVAYGSWFDHTLKFWEKYQEDKDRIYFVTYEDLKKDLRKEVESISKFLEKKLSERQLDVISEHCTFDSMSKNRSTNMSGKNNITTKKFMRKGQVGDWKNHFTINQSSAFDEMYEEKMKGTGLNIPFHRIIYCKSIFRRKMMLELGVSVTASALFAAIAYFKLKSMRKVDKLKLLLAILGKLKIPQMLRLTGLDVRMRPKLTECTASNEFKLLLPPMFTATVEEVLKFKVREDDVYVITYPKAGTTWMQEIAWLLCNNGNIDEAKKQSVAMRSPMLETVDFTISNGIQSLETWPKDKQRVIKTHFPYELLPEDIKQGKKCKIIYVARNPKDLCVSYYHFHRMITGMPDPGTWEEFLAKFCSDKLGYGSYFDHTLKFWEKYQDDKQRIYFVTYEDLKKDLRKEVESIAKFLEKKLSDKQMDAISEHCTFGSMSKNKSTNMSAAAKYGMDLTKSKFMRKGEVGDWKNHFTINQSSAFDTMYQDKIKETGFDIQFEI